In the genome of Streptomyces sp. NBC_00433, the window CAGCGTGGTGTCGGGCCTGCTGGCGGGCAGTTACCGCGAGTCGGTGGGACGCGAGTTGTTCTCCGCGGTCGCCCGGCTCACCGAACTGGCGGGGTACATGGCGGTGGACACCGGCCAGCCCGGCCTGGCGCAGCGCTACTACATCCAGGCACTGCGGCTCGCCCAGGCGGCGGGCGACCGCGGTTACGGCGGCTACATCCTGGCCGCGAGCATGAGCCATCTGGCGGCCGCGCTCGGCAATCCCCGGGAGATCGCCCAACTCGCCCGCGCCGCACAGGAAGGCGCCAGGGGCCAGGTCGGGCACACGGCCGAGGCGATGTTCTACGCGGCAGAGGCGCGCGGCCACGCGCTGCTCGGTGACGCCCGCACCTTCGCCACCGTCGCCGGGCTCGCCGTCGAGGCCATGGAGCGCTCCGAGCCCGACCAGGACCCGCCCTGGATCGCGCACTTCGACCACGCCTATCTCGCCGACGAACTGGCGCACTGTCACCGGGACCTGGGCCAGGCCGTGCCCGCCGCCCGGCGCGCGGAGGAGGCGCTCGCTGCGCACCCCGCCAACCGCGCCCGGCGCCGGGCGATCGACATGCTGCTGCTCGCCGACGCCCAGGTGCAGCAGCGCGAGATCGAGCAGGCCTGCCACACCGGCACCCAGGCCGTCGCGCTGCTGTCGGGGCTGCGCTCGGACCGCGGCGCGGAATACCTGGAGGACTTCCGCCGCCGCCTCGACCCGTTCTCGCACGAGCCGTCGGTACGGGAGTTCGGCGCCCGCATCGAGGCGCAGGACGCCGCGTAAACGGTCAACAGGCAACTACAGACCGAATCGTTACCCTACCGACACCGTTCGAGTGGAACGCCGCAAATTGCTGGAGAAACCCGGCGGCGCCGCCTTCCGCGGCGCCGCCGGCCCCACGTCAACGAGGCGTCCGGGCGCTCACTCGTTCGGGTTCGTGGCCCCTCTCCCCGTTCACCCGGTAGCGTGTGCAGACGTCCGACACTGGGTGAAGGCGGGAGTCAACGGCGATGCACAGCAACGGACGCGGCGAGGAAACGCCCGAACCGTACCGGGGCGTCGTCCTCCCGGCCGGGCAGCAGCAGCCCGCGACCTACGACGACCACGTCCAGCCGGCAGGCGGCACCCCCTGGGGCGAGCAGCCACAGCACCCCGGCCAGCCGCCCGTACCTCCGCAGGCGCCGCCGCCCTACCCGCCGCAGGCCGTCGAGCCCGCGGACGCCACCCAGATGCTGCCGCCGTATCCGGGCGCCGGACCCGCACCCGTACCCCCGGTCCCGCCGCAGCCCGCCGTGCCGGTCGCCGACGCGACCCAGATGCTGCCCCCGTACCCGGGCACCGTCCCGCCGGAGCCCGCTCCCGCAGAGGCCACCCAGGCGCTGCCGCTGTCGATCTTCCACGAGCAGGACCAGCAGCCCTACGACGCCTACGGTCAGCAGCAACAGCAACAGCAGCAGCAGCCGCCGCAGGGCTACGCCGGGCAGGACTTCCCCGGCGCCCAGCAATATGCCGAGCCGCAGCAATACGCCGGCCAGCAGAACTACGCCGATCCGCAGTCGTACGGCGGCCAGCAGCAGTTCGCGGCGCAGGGCGGCTACGACCAGCAGGGGCAGCAGCCCGGCCCGCAGCACGACAGCGACTACGACCACCTGTTCAGGACCGACGTCCCCGGACCCGAGCCGCTGCGCCAGCGCATCATCCAGCCGCCCTCCGCCCAGCAGCAGGCGCAGCAGCAGGCGTACGGCAGGCCGCCGTGGGAGCCCGGCTACGACCAGAACGGCTACGACGACGGCGACGACCGCCGCCGGATGTCGCCCAAAGTGCTGATCGGGATAGTCGTGGCCGGCTGCGTGGTGGCCGGCCTGGTGGTCGGCGCGCTGATGAACGGCGGCGGCAAGTCCGACACCGACGCCGGCAAGCCGAGCGCGACCGCCTCCGGCACGGCGACCGGTTCCGCCTCCGACAGCCCCGCGGCCGCGGCGGGCGGCGACGCCGAGGCGCAGGCCAAGGCGCTGGACGCGCTGCTTAAGACCAGCGGCGCCAGCCGCAGTTCGGTGGTCAACGCGGTCGAGTCGATCAGGGGCTGCAAGAACCTGCCTGGTGCCGCCGCCGACCTGCGGGCCGCCGCGACCCAGCGGACCG includes:
- a CDS encoding transcriptional regulator codes for the protein MAARPLVARQPNERLQSLIQEAGCSNAGLARRVNMCGAEHGLDLRYDKTSVARWLRGQQPRGRAPGIVAEALGRKLGRAVSIDEIGMADGKNLATGIGLHFAPTVLGAIEQVCELWRSDVGRRDFLTGSTVAASALVEPSRDWLITRPDQGVARNGGARVGASDVEAVKATTQALTDLDHRFGSGHVRPVVVHYLNSVVSGLLAGSYRESVGRELFSAVARLTELAGYMAVDTGQPGLAQRYYIQALRLAQAAGDRGYGGYILAASMSHLAAALGNPREIAQLARAAQEGARGQVGHTAEAMFYAAEARGHALLGDARTFATVAGLAVEAMERSEPDQDPPWIAHFDHAYLADELAHCHRDLGQAVPAARRAEEALAAHPANRARRRAIDMLLLADAQVQQREIEQACHTGTQAVALLSGLRSDRGAEYLEDFRRRLDPFSHEPSVREFGARIEAQDAA